A single genomic interval of Lewinellaceae bacterium harbors:
- a CDS encoding heavy metal translocating P-type ATPase metal-binding domain-containing protein codes for MSAASQLKDQQLIDNMPEVATHCHHCGEPCEEAEVYLEDKKFCCEGCKTVFEILNDNGLCRYYDLDENAGISLKGKAQEEYAFLNDPDVREKIIDFSDAHRTRVTFFMPQIHCASCIWLLENLYKLSPGVLASTVNFVKKEAYITFSEEEVSLRRVVELLASIGYAPAINLSNLDQADKPLTDRSFYYKLGIAGFAFGNIMLLSFPEYLGLDQGTDAYFVRVFGYLNILLALPVVFYSGRDYLQSAWLGLQQRMLNIDVPISIGILTLFGRSVFEILTHTGAGYLDSLAGLVFFLLIGKWFQQRTYHNLSFERDYKSYFPIAAHRKEEGEVRSVTLDKLEAGDIILVKHRELIPADSILLKGDAEIDYSFVTGESEPVKKHTGEKLFAGGRQMGGTIELSLTRRVSQSYLTELWNDEAFTKRRESHTSALADKVGKRFTLAILLVAFSTLAYWLPRDTSIAINAFTAVLIIACPCAVALAIPFIFGNAVRILGRHQFYLKNTAVIEALTDTQAVVFDKTGTLTQRGRGDIQFDGEPLDAHEKQMIRAVLNPSGHPISQQLAAFLQEGEPDLDDNIYQPSDWKEQVGKGVEGIICQRRIKVGSRKFVDHFLNGQCPDEEGVYVQVNHEVRGCFKVNNHFREGIWNVARYFGEKASIFLLSGDNSRERPLLAPIFGDNGNMHFQQSPQDKLQFVRELQSKNQKVLMLGDGLNDAGALKQSDAGIVVAEDTNNFTPACDAILDARQFHLLPSFLGFARRSIRLVYFAYGFALIYNIIGLSFAVQGALSPIVAAILMPLSSISIVLFGMLGSNWVAKRMGL; via the coding sequence ATGTCCGCCGCAAGCCAACTAAAAGATCAACAACTGATCGATAACATGCCGGAAGTTGCAACTCATTGTCATCACTGCGGAGAGCCCTGCGAGGAGGCAGAAGTCTACCTCGAAGATAAAAAATTCTGCTGCGAAGGCTGCAAAACGGTCTTTGAGATACTTAACGACAATGGGCTGTGCCGGTACTACGACCTGGATGAAAACGCCGGCATCAGCCTCAAAGGCAAAGCGCAGGAAGAATACGCCTTCCTGAACGACCCGGATGTGCGGGAAAAGATCATCGACTTTTCGGATGCCCATCGCACCAGAGTTACCTTTTTCATGCCACAAATTCACTGCGCGTCCTGCATCTGGCTGCTGGAAAATCTGTATAAGCTCAGCCCCGGCGTGCTGGCCTCCACCGTCAATTTCGTCAAGAAAGAAGCCTACATCACCTTTTCGGAAGAAGAAGTCAGCCTGCGGCGGGTAGTCGAACTGCTGGCCAGCATTGGCTACGCCCCGGCCATCAACCTGAGCAATCTGGACCAGGCGGACAAGCCCCTCACAGACCGTTCCTTCTACTACAAGCTGGGCATCGCCGGCTTCGCTTTCGGCAACATCATGCTGCTCAGCTTCCCGGAATACCTGGGCCTGGACCAGGGAACCGACGCCTACTTTGTCCGCGTCTTCGGCTACCTCAATATCCTGCTGGCCCTGCCGGTGGTGTTCTACAGCGGGCGCGATTACCTGCAATCGGCCTGGCTGGGGCTGCAACAGCGGATGCTCAACATCGACGTGCCCATCTCCATCGGCATCCTTACCCTGTTTGGGCGCAGCGTTTTCGAAATCCTCACCCATACCGGCGCCGGTTACCTGGACAGCCTGGCGGGGCTGGTCTTTTTCCTGCTGATCGGGAAATGGTTCCAGCAGCGCACTTACCACAACCTGTCGTTCGAGAGAGACTACAAATCCTATTTCCCCATTGCCGCCCACCGCAAGGAAGAAGGCGAAGTGCGTTCCGTCACCCTCGACAAGCTCGAAGCCGGGGACATCATCCTCGTCAAACACCGGGAGCTCATTCCGGCGGACAGCATCCTGCTTAAGGGCGATGCGGAAATTGACTACAGCTTCGTCACCGGGGAATCAGAACCTGTAAAAAAACACACAGGAGAAAAACTTTTCGCCGGCGGCCGGCAAATGGGCGGCACGATCGAGTTGAGCCTCACCCGCCGCGTTTCCCAGAGCTACCTCACCGAGTTGTGGAACGACGAAGCCTTCACCAAACGGCGGGAATCCCACACCAGCGCTCTGGCCGATAAGGTGGGGAAACGGTTTACCCTGGCCATTTTGCTGGTGGCCTTTTCCACCCTGGCCTACTGGCTACCCCGCGATACATCGATTGCCATCAATGCTTTCACGGCGGTGCTCATCATCGCCTGCCCCTGTGCGGTTGCCCTTGCCATCCCCTTCATCTTCGGCAACGCCGTGCGCATCCTGGGGCGGCACCAGTTCTACCTGAAGAATACGGCGGTTATAGAAGCCCTGACCGACACACAGGCCGTCGTATTCGACAAAACCGGAACCCTGACCCAACGGGGGCGCGGCGACATACAGTTTGACGGCGAGCCGCTCGACGCCCACGAGAAGCAGATGATCCGTGCCGTTTTGAACCCCTCCGGCCACCCCATCAGCCAGCAATTGGCGGCTTTCCTGCAGGAGGGCGAACCGGATCTGGACGATAACATCTACCAGCCCAGCGACTGGAAAGAGCAGGTGGGCAAAGGCGTGGAGGGCATCATCTGCCAGCGCCGCATCAAGGTAGGCTCCCGAAAATTTGTCGACCACTTCCTCAATGGCCAATGCCCGGACGAGGAGGGGGTTTATGTGCAGGTCAACCACGAAGTCAGGGGATGTTTTAAGGTCAACAACCACTTCCGGGAAGGCATCTGGAATGTGGCCCGGTATTTTGGAGAGAAAGCCTCCATCTTCCTGCTCTCCGGCGACAACAGCCGGGAACGCCCCCTGCTGGCGCCCATTTTTGGAGACAACGGCAACATGCACTTCCAGCAAAGCCCGCAAGACAAGTTGCAGTTTGTGCGCGAGCTTCAATCTAAAAATCAAAAGGTGCTCATGCTGGGCGACGGCCTCAACGATGCCGGCGCTTTGAAGCAGAGCGACGCCGGCATCGTCGTCGCCGAAGACACCAACAACTTCACTCCCGCCTGCGACGCCATCCTCGACGCCCGGCAGTTTCACCTGCTTCCCAGCTTCCTGGGCTTTGCCCGGCGCAGCATCAGGCTGGTCTACTTCGCTTACGGCTTTGCCCTCATCTACAACATCATCGGCTTGAGCTTTGCGGTGCAGGGCGCCCTCTCTCCTATCGTGGCGGCCATTTTGATGCCGTTGAGCTCGATCAGTATTGTGTTGTTTGGGATGCTGGGCAGTAATTGGGTGGCGAAGCGGATGGGATTGTAG
- a CDS encoding sugar phosphate isomerase/epimerase codes for MLYLGFVSAILADNSFEEVIDFAAAHQFKCVEIMCWPKGKAERRYAGVTHINVDELDERVVAHIQAYLKQKNVYISGLGYYPNPLDPDAERAAVYIGHIKKVIRAASRLGIGVVNTFIGRDPAKSIDHNLGRFRETWPEIIKLAEEQNIKIGIENCPMLFTKDEWPGGKNLAISPAIWDQLFTAIPSDHFGLNYDPSHLVWMQMDEVQPIYDYAEKLHHIHLKDVKVYRDKLNQVGILAYPLEYHSPKIPGLGDVRWRDFFSALTSVGYRGPVCIEVEDRAYEGSAEDVQAGILTSRNYLRQFLG; via the coding sequence ATGCTATACCTCGGTTTCGTCAGCGCCATACTGGCCGACAACTCTTTTGAAGAAGTCATCGACTTTGCCGCCGCGCACCAGTTTAAATGCGTAGAAATCATGTGCTGGCCCAAAGGCAAGGCCGAGCGCCGCTACGCCGGCGTCACCCACATCAATGTAGACGAGCTGGATGAAAGGGTGGTTGCCCACATCCAGGCTTACCTCAAACAAAAGAACGTCTACATTTCCGGACTGGGCTACTACCCCAATCCGCTGGACCCGGATGCAGAGCGGGCCGCCGTTTACATTGGGCACATCAAAAAAGTCATCCGGGCCGCTTCCCGGCTGGGCATTGGCGTGGTGAATACCTTCATTGGGCGAGACCCGGCGAAGTCTATCGATCACAATCTGGGCCGCTTCAGAGAAACCTGGCCGGAGATCATCAAGCTGGCGGAAGAGCAAAACATCAAGATCGGCATAGAGAACTGCCCCATGCTGTTCACGAAGGACGAATGGCCGGGCGGCAAAAACCTGGCCATCTCCCCCGCCATTTGGGATCAACTGTTCACCGCCATCCCCAGCGATCACTTCGGGCTGAACTACGACCCCTCTCACCTGGTCTGGATGCAAATGGACGAAGTACAACCCATCTACGACTATGCCGAAAAGCTGCACCACATCCACCTCAAGGATGTGAAAGTGTATCGAGACAAGCTGAACCAGGTGGGCATCCTGGCCTACCCGCTGGAATACCACTCCCCCAAGATCCCGGGGCTGGGCGATGTGCGCTGGCGGGATTTTTTCTCCGCCCTGACCTCCGTGGGTTACCGCGGGCCGGTGTGCATAGAGGTGGAGGACCGGGCGTATGAGGGCTCGGCGGAGGATGTGCAGGCGGGGATTTTGACGAGTAGGAATTATTTGAGGCAGTTTTTGGGGTAA
- a CDS encoding DUF2911 domain-containing protein, whose protein sequence is MKRIVHPSLLSIFLFFLAIISLSAQPVLTTPQASQKAYVGQTVGLTDVVVKYHRPAVKGREIWGKLVPMNAVWRAGANENTIIKFSTDVRVEGQALAAGAYGLHMIPTDEKWTVIFSTNYSSWGSFGYKQEEDALRVEVQPEKAGRFYEYLTYEFEDVGEAGAVCALKWADKSIPFRIEADVRQVVLASMREELKGISQFNAQAWQEAANYCLTNDINQEEALGWASRSVFMAPNPQNLVVKAQLAGKVKGEGDAEKAAKVAMKTLSKDLESLPCTWKEYSAAANLALQHEQHEQALAWSEKAVTMAPNMTTMMAHAQALKATGAEAKAEKAKKEAIARGTNAELNAYGYQLLFSGKGEEALEIFEANVEKNPEDPNVWDSLGEGYVNTGHKEKAIKALKKSLSLDPPDNVRDNSLKLLAQLGVEYEAPKP, encoded by the coding sequence ATGAAAAGAATAGTACATCCATCGCTCCTTTCGATTTTTCTTTTTTTCCTCGCCATCATTTCCCTCAGCGCCCAACCGGTTCTTACCACCCCTCAGGCAAGCCAGAAGGCTTATGTGGGGCAGACGGTTGGCTTGACGGATGTCGTGGTTAAATACCACCGCCCGGCGGTTAAGGGCAGGGAAATATGGGGCAAACTGGTGCCGATGAACGCCGTGTGGCGGGCCGGCGCCAATGAAAACACCATTATCAAGTTCTCCACCGATGTAAGGGTTGAAGGCCAGGCCCTGGCGGCCGGCGCCTACGGCCTGCACATGATCCCAACCGATGAAAAGTGGACGGTCATTTTTTCCACCAACTACAGCTCCTGGGGAAGCTTCGGCTACAAACAGGAGGAGGACGCCCTGCGGGTGGAAGTACAGCCCGAAAAGGCCGGCCGGTTCTACGAATACCTCACCTACGAGTTTGAAGATGTTGGCGAGGCCGGGGCCGTTTGCGCCCTCAAGTGGGCCGATAAATCCATCCCCTTCCGGATCGAGGCGGATGTGCGCCAGGTGGTGCTGGCCAGCATGCGGGAGGAACTCAAAGGCATTTCGCAGTTCAACGCCCAGGCCTGGCAGGAAGCGGCCAACTATTGCCTGACAAACGACATCAACCAGGAAGAGGCCCTGGGCTGGGCGAGCCGCTCGGTATTTATGGCGCCCAACCCTCAGAACCTGGTAGTAAAAGCCCAGCTGGCCGGCAAGGTCAAGGGAGAAGGAGATGCAGAAAAGGCGGCAAAAGTAGCTATGAAAACTTTGAGCAAAGACCTGGAATCCCTGCCCTGCACCTGGAAGGAATACAGCGCCGCAGCCAATCTTGCGCTTCAGCACGAGCAGCACGAACAAGCACTGGCCTGGTCGGAAAAAGCCGTCACCATGGCCCCCAACATGACCACCATGATGGCTCACGCCCAGGCATTGAAAGCCACCGGAGCGGAAGCTAAAGCGGAAAAGGCCAAAAAGGAAGCCATCGCCCGCGGCACCAATGCCGAGCTCAACGCCTACGGCTACCAGTTGCTCTTCAGCGGCAAAGGAGAAGAAGCGCTGGAGATATTCGAAGCCAATGTGGAGAAGAACCCGGAAGACCCCAATGTTTGGGACAGCCTCGGCGAAGGATATGTCAATACCGGCCACAAAGAGAAGGCCATCAAAGCCCTGAAGAAATCACTGTCTCTCGACCCGCCCGATAATGTGCGTGACAACTCGCTGAAGTTGCTGGCACAACTGGGCGTGGAGTACGAGGCGCCTAAGCCGTAG
- a CDS encoding CotH kinase family protein, with protein sequence MIIKDQTKQGRKRAAGIILTILGLALVFLFGFALRPSQYAYRELPEGAVYCGAEETRGGKLANHGHEFGNSSLQSSARARNGRYSCFLPASEKAEYGFNFQLERPAPGTAYRASVWRLKNAYNAGVLAVQIDGEAADYRQENIATETDGKGWEKLELRFSIPYGKKINKANVYVYGGGGTEVYFDDFLIEQLSVAGESFQPEVLNLSVKKEAMDILHRKREEALKAGILESGANDWVEAEIETDSSGPMKVDIRLKGDWLDHLQGDKWSFRVKMKGAGAWRRMRSFSLHTPRARYYLHEWLLHQLWEREDVLTTRYDFVELRLNGQSLGIYAYEEHFDKQAVEFRQRREGPILKFSEDGHWKAIGRQLLEHGYVQHNAEHAALAWQNAPVEAFQETDYQPGTPLYGAYWEGATLMNQFRNRQIKPAEAFDLLRLARYYALCDVLNAYHGIAWHNQRFYYNPVTGKLEPFGFDGYGDKPQSQYTILGHGALNPYSFASESIFASLFLDPAFAEAYIRELYRLSSRDYLAPVLDSLYPAWSARLAFLQMEFPEYQPRLEDFLSQALYVHSLILPFDNYSLQAYSDPPEGGQRLLKLENRHNLPLAVAGCGMGKLSMDFPLDSALILPAQMPREYGLRLQRDKMLRNFSETRFLNEKAMNDQAPPVFYELKASANARYVFYRVLGADSLFSSPIGPEPPQLLTEAQALRKKAKLKPGGPYRVDGQRVVFPAGHYRLTEDVVIPSGYLTVLEPGAILDLSAGVHFLSYSPVQAYGTEEQPVKIFSNSSKTNGFAVMQTGEPSVMKYVIFEGLNTLKAGNWELTGAVTFYEADVQLYRCAFRNNRCEDGLNIVRSEFGLNHCRFSDTPSDAFDSDFSKGTVENCYFIRTGNDGMDFSGSIVHIENCYLEENGDKGVSVGEESDVSLFHSSIRRANIAVASKDLSVLFIRGLNLEDCQQGFVAFQKKPEFGGGKIVVESYTAKNIRRLHAISEGSFLQLEQEVVE encoded by the coding sequence ATGATCATAAAGGACCAAACAAAGCAGGGGCGAAAGAGAGCCGCCGGAATCATCCTTACCATATTGGGGCTGGCACTGGTGTTCTTATTTGGCTTTGCGCTGCGCCCTTCGCAATACGCCTATCGGGAGCTCCCGGAAGGGGCAGTCTACTGCGGCGCTGAAGAAACGCGTGGCGGCAAGCTGGCGAACCACGGCCATGAATTCGGCAACAGCAGCCTGCAAAGCAGCGCCCGGGCGCGCAACGGCCGCTACTCCTGTTTCCTGCCCGCCAGCGAAAAGGCCGAATACGGATTCAACTTTCAACTGGAGCGCCCCGCTCCCGGCACGGCCTACCGGGCTTCCGTCTGGCGGCTGAAGAACGCCTACAATGCCGGCGTTTTAGCTGTGCAGATCGATGGAGAGGCAGCTGACTACCGGCAGGAAAACATAGCTACCGAAACTGACGGCAAGGGCTGGGAGAAACTGGAGCTCCGTTTTTCCATTCCCTACGGCAAAAAAATAAACAAGGCCAACGTCTATGTCTACGGCGGCGGCGGCACGGAGGTCTATTTCGACGACTTTCTCATCGAGCAGCTTTCTGTTGCCGGCGAAAGTTTCCAGCCCGAGGTATTGAACCTGAGCGTAAAAAAGGAGGCCATGGATATCCTGCACCGCAAGCGGGAAGAGGCGCTGAAGGCCGGCATCCTGGAAAGCGGCGCCAACGACTGGGTGGAGGCGGAGATCGAAACCGATTCCAGCGGGCCAATGAAGGTGGACATCCGGCTCAAGGGCGACTGGCTCGACCACCTGCAGGGCGATAAATGGTCCTTTCGGGTGAAAATGAAAGGGGCGGGCGCCTGGCGCCGCATGCGTTCCTTTTCGCTGCATACGCCCCGGGCGCGCTACTACCTGCACGAATGGCTGCTCCACCAGCTGTGGGAAAGGGAAGATGTGCTGACCACCCGGTACGATTTCGTGGAGTTGCGCCTCAACGGGCAGTCGCTCGGCATTTACGCCTACGAGGAGCATTTCGACAAACAGGCCGTCGAATTTCGGCAGAGGCGCGAAGGGCCTATCCTGAAGTTCTCCGAAGATGGGCACTGGAAAGCCATTGGCCGCCAGTTGTTGGAACATGGCTACGTCCAACACAACGCAGAACACGCCGCGCTGGCCTGGCAGAATGCCCCGGTAGAGGCTTTTCAGGAAACCGATTACCAGCCGGGCACCCCGCTCTACGGCGCCTACTGGGAAGGGGCAACCCTTATGAACCAATTCCGGAACCGGCAGATAAAGCCGGCAGAGGCCTTCGACCTGCTTCGTTTGGCCCGCTACTACGCCTTGTGCGACGTGCTCAACGCCTACCACGGCATTGCCTGGCACAACCAGCGCTTTTATTACAACCCCGTCACCGGCAAACTGGAGCCCTTTGGCTTTGACGGGTACGGGGATAAGCCGCAGAGCCAGTACACCATACTGGGCCATGGCGCCCTCAACCCTTACTCCTTCGCCTCGGAGAGCATTTTTGCTTCCCTGTTCCTCGACCCCGCCTTCGCCGAAGCCTACATCCGGGAACTCTATCGCCTGAGTTCGCGGGATTATCTGGCGCCTGTGCTCGACAGCCTCTACCCGGCCTGGAGCGCCCGGCTGGCCTTCCTGCAAATGGAGTTTCCCGAATACCAGCCCCGCCTGGAAGATTTCCTGAGCCAGGCCCTGTACGTCCACTCCCTGATCCTCCCTTTCGACAATTACAGCCTGCAGGCCTACAGCGATCCTCCGGAGGGCGGGCAGCGGTTGCTCAAACTGGAAAACCGGCACAACCTGCCGCTGGCGGTCGCCGGTTGCGGCATGGGAAAGCTATCCATGGACTTTCCTCTGGACAGCGCCCTGATCCTGCCCGCTCAGATGCCCAGGGAATACGGGTTGCGCCTGCAGCGCGACAAAATGCTGCGCAACTTCAGCGAGACGCGTTTCCTTAATGAAAAGGCGATGAACGATCAGGCCCCGCCGGTATTCTACGAATTGAAAGCGAGCGCCAACGCCCGTTATGTCTTTTACCGCGTCCTGGGCGCCGACAGCCTGTTCAGCAGCCCGATCGGCCCGGAACCGCCCCAGCTTCTGACGGAGGCCCAGGCGTTGCGGAAAAAAGCGAAGCTAAAGCCCGGCGGCCCTTATCGCGTCGATGGCCAAAGGGTCGTATTCCCAGCAGGCCATTACCGATTAACCGAAGATGTGGTTATCCCCTCTGGATATTTGACCGTCCTGGAACCCGGCGCCATACTCGACCTCTCCGCCGGCGTTCACTTCCTGTCCTATTCTCCGGTGCAAGCCTACGGCACCGAAGAGCAGCCGGTAAAGATATTTTCCAATAGCAGCAAAACCAACGGTTTTGCCGTTATGCAAACCGGAGAGCCATCGGTGATGAAATACGTCATTTTCGAAGGGCTGAATACGCTGAAGGCCGGCAACTGGGAACTCACCGGAGCCGTCACTTTCTATGAGGCTGATGTACAACTCTACCGTTGCGCCTTCCGCAACAACCGCTGTGAAGACGGGCTGAACATCGTGCGTTCCGAATTCGGGTTGAACCACTGCCGCTTCAGCGATACGCCTTCTGATGCCTTCGACTCGGATTTTTCAAAAGGCACAGTAGAAAACTGCTATTTTATCCGGACCGGCAACGACGGCATGGACTTCTCGGGCAGCATCGTTCATATAGAAAACTGTTACCTGGAAGAAAACGGGGACAAAGGGGTCAGCGTAGGGGAAGAAAGCGATGTTTCCCTTTTCCACAGCAGCATCCGCCGCGCCAATATTGCGGTGGCCAGCAAAGACCTGTCCGTGCTGTTCATCCGGGGGCTGAACCTGGAAGATTGCCAGCAAGGTTTTGTCGCCTTCCAGAAAAAGCCCGAATTTGGAGGCGGGAAAATCGTGGTAGAATCGTATACTGCAAAAAATATCAGGCGGCTGCACGCTATCTCTGAGGGGAGTTTCCTGCAGTTGGAGCAGGAGGTGGTGGAATAG
- a CDS encoding DUF4956 domain-containing protein, which produces MDILQQIQERYIQEFSNNVPLGEFLANILVTAVLVALLRLFYIHFGNAISNRRRFANNFLPLALGTLLIIMIVKSSIALSLGLVGALSIVRYRAAIKDPEELTYLFIAIGLGLAGGANQPVLAVVAFAIIILLIYLSKLLSGRGQIRQEGRLFINISTDIEQLERFTEILSRHLTYVELKRLDTLEKGLDLSFIGKASSLEAISKLKDEISQLSAATRLSIVDQPELIV; this is translated from the coding sequence ATGGACATTTTACAACAGATTCAGGAAAGGTACATCCAGGAGTTTTCCAACAACGTTCCGTTGGGAGAGTTTCTGGCGAATATACTGGTAACGGCGGTGCTGGTGGCTCTGCTGCGCCTTTTCTACATTCACTTCGGCAACGCCATTTCCAACCGCCGCCGGTTCGCCAACAACTTCCTGCCGCTGGCCCTGGGCACCCTGCTGATTATCATGATCGTCAAATCCTCGATCGCTCTGTCGCTGGGGCTGGTCGGCGCCCTGTCCATCGTGCGGTACCGGGCGGCGATCAAAGACCCGGAGGAGCTGACCTACCTCTTCATCGCCATCGGCCTGGGCCTGGCGGGGGGCGCCAACCAACCGGTGCTGGCCGTAGTGGCATTTGCCATCATCATACTCTTGATCTACCTGAGCAAACTGCTCAGCGGCAGAGGGCAGATTCGGCAGGAAGGGCGTTTGTTCATCAACATCAGCACGGATATAGAACAACTGGAGCGCTTTACCGAAATCCTCAGCCGCCACCTCACTTATGTAGAACTGAAACGGCTGGACACCCTGGAAAAGGGGCTCGACCTTTCCTTCATCGGCAAGGCCAGCTCGCTGGAAGCCATCAGCAAGTTGAAAGACGAGATCAGCCAGCTTTCGGCGGCTACGCGGCTGTCGATCGTGGATCAGCCGGAGCTGATCGTTTGA
- a CDS encoding FRG domain-containing protein — translation MEGKNIVIKNWAQLQEALYIDSWNEQLHRFRSAYVYRGLEDSSYPLSSTLNRLGESHLEKHLLRNFRKYSQKQISSEYTSVWNWLALAQHHGLPTRLLDWTYSPYIALHFATADFTKYHKDGVIWAANYVDSKTYLPDQLAKVIEEEGSHIFTAEMLERVATTLPELGQLKKDDFAVFFEPPSIDDRIVNQYAVFSMMSNPNILISDWLKRTEVSYFKIIIPAYLKWEIRDKLDQSNINERVLFPGLDGLARWLKRHYRDVRLEEIQRKATPDDDEKPSESG, via the coding sequence ATGGAAGGCAAAAATATCGTTATCAAAAACTGGGCGCAGTTGCAGGAAGCGCTGTACATCGACTCCTGGAACGAACAACTGCACCGCTTTCGCTCCGCTTATGTCTACCGGGGGCTGGAAGACAGCAGCTATCCGTTGAGTTCCACCCTCAACCGGCTGGGGGAATCCCACCTCGAAAAACACCTGTTGCGCAACTTCCGCAAATACAGCCAGAAGCAGATCAGTTCCGAATACACTTCAGTGTGGAACTGGCTGGCACTGGCCCAGCACCACGGCCTTCCCACCCGTTTGCTCGACTGGACTTATTCGCCCTACATTGCGCTTCATTTTGCTACCGCCGATTTTACCAAATACCACAAAGACGGCGTCATCTGGGCCGCCAACTATGTAGATTCCAAAACCTACCTGCCCGACCAGCTCGCCAAGGTCATCGAAGAAGAGGGTTCGCATATTTTCACCGCCGAAATGCTGGAACGGGTAGCTACGACCCTTCCCGAACTGGGCCAACTCAAAAAGGACGATTTTGCCGTTTTCTTCGAGCCCCCTTCCATAGACGACCGCATCGTCAACCAATACGCCGTTTTCTCCATGATGTCGAACCCCAACATATTGATCAGCGACTGGCTGAAAAGAACGGAGGTCAGCTACTTCAAGATCATCATCCCCGCTTACCTGAAATGGGAGATTCGCGACAAGCTGGACCAGTCCAACATCAACGAGCGGGTCCTCTTCCCCGGCCTGGACGGGCTGGCCCGGTGGCTGAAGCGCCACTACCGGGATGTGCGCCTGGAAGAAATTCAAAGGAAAGCTACTCCGGATGATGATGAGAAACCATCGGAGAGTGGGTAG
- a CDS encoding response regulator transcription factor, with translation MKKIRTLVVDDEPLARARIVKLLESIDYITILGECRNGSEALRKMAEYRPDLIFLDIQMPDLTGFEVLSREELHPLPFIIFVTAFNQYALKAFDVHAVDYLLKPYDDDRFLRAVEHARQQIHLKQDALMHQKMVRLLEAHQHEQGEELQHLEVKEKGRPILIKAFDIRYIEAEGNYLKVATPEKSYLIRYTLQSIEEELDNELFLRIHRSLLVNTNYIKEVKYEGNNQYAFRMKDGKTLISSRSYRDDICRYLDEEKIRKGY, from the coding sequence ATGAAGAAGATTCGCACTCTGGTAGTCGACGACGAACCGCTGGCCCGGGCCCGGATCGTCAAATTGCTGGAGTCGATCGATTACATCACCATCCTCGGAGAATGCAGAAATGGCAGCGAAGCCCTGCGCAAAATGGCCGAGTACCGCCCGGACCTGATCTTTCTGGATATACAAATGCCCGACCTCACCGGTTTTGAGGTGCTTTCCCGCGAAGAACTCCACCCGCTGCCCTTCATCATTTTCGTAACGGCCTTCAACCAGTACGCGCTCAAGGCTTTCGATGTCCATGCCGTCGACTATCTGCTAAAACCCTATGACGACGACCGCTTCCTGCGAGCCGTGGAACACGCCCGGCAACAAATCCATCTCAAACAGGATGCCCTTATGCACCAGAAGATGGTAAGGCTGCTGGAGGCCCACCAACACGAGCAGGGCGAAGAGCTTCAGCATCTGGAAGTTAAGGAAAAAGGCAGGCCCATACTGATCAAGGCTTTCGATATCCGTTATATCGAGGCCGAAGGCAATTACCTGAAAGTAGCCACCCCCGAAAAATCCTACCTCATTCGCTACACCCTGCAATCTATTGAAGAAGAACTCGACAATGAGCTTTTTCTCCGCATTCACCGCTCCCTGCTCGTCAACACCAACTACATCAAGGAAGTCAAATACGAAGGCAACAACCAGTACGCTTTCCGGATGAAGGACGGCAAAACCCTGATTTCCAGCCGCAGCTACCGGGATGACATCTGCCGGTACCTGGATGAGGAGAAGATCAGGAAGGGGTATTAG
- a CDS encoding sterol desaturase family protein: MEAFLDFFAHMPDWYKLAWIMICLSVSWILEGNIPLSRFNYRKWKHAGVNLVFLSTSLAINVLFGLATVGIFLWTQQHEFGFLYLLDLPIWAELLIAVMLLDFVAQYVAHYLLHKVKWMWKFHMVHHSDTKVDATTGTRHHPGDYLIRELFALFAVIISGMPFAYYLIYRISSILFTYLTHANIAVPVWLDKPLSLVFITPNMHKFHHHFERPWTDTNFGNIFSFWDRAFGTLVYDDPRKIRYGLDVLEGHTDEDVLYQFKIPFDKSIKTDY; encoded by the coding sequence ATGGAAGCATTCCTGGACTTCTTTGCCCACATGCCCGACTGGTACAAACTAGCCTGGATCATGATCTGCTTGTCCGTCAGCTGGATACTGGAGGGCAATATCCCCCTTTCGCGCTTCAACTACCGCAAATGGAAGCACGCCGGGGTCAACCTGGTCTTTCTATCCACCTCCCTGGCCATCAATGTGCTCTTTGGGCTGGCTACAGTGGGCATCTTCCTGTGGACGCAACAGCACGAATTCGGCTTCCTCTACCTGCTCGACCTGCCCATCTGGGCTGAACTCCTGATCGCCGTCATGCTGCTCGACTTTGTGGCTCAGTACGTTGCCCACTACCTGCTGCACAAAGTGAAGTGGATGTGGAAATTTCACATGGTTCACCACAGCGACACCAAGGTGGATGCCACCACCGGCACCCGCCACCATCCGGGGGATTACCTGATCCGGGAGCTTTTTGCCCTGTTTGCTGTCATCATCAGTGGAATGCCGTTTGCTTATTACCTGATTTACCGCATTTCCAGCATCCTGTTCACCTACCTGACCCACGCCAATATCGCTGTTCCGGTTTGGTTGGACAAACCCCTGAGCCTGGTGTTCATCACTCCCAACATGCACAAGTTCCACCACCATTTTGAACGGCCGTGGACGGACACCAACTTCGGCAATATCTTTTCCTTCTGGGACCGCGCCTTCGGCACTCTGGTCTACGACGACCCCCGAAAAATCCGCTACGGGCTGGACGTGCTGGAAGGCCATACGGATGAGGATGTGCTTTACCAGTTTAAGATTCCTTTTGATAAGTCTATTAAGACGGACTATTAA